Genomic window (Saccharothrix australiensis):
GCGCGTCGAGCTGACCGACGAGCGCACCGGCGAGCGGCGGACCTTCCACCACACCAGCGGTGTCGAGGGGTTCCTGGCGCACCGCAACCGCGACGCGGTCACCGCGCACCCCCGCCCGATCGTGTTCGGCGAGCGCCGTGACGCCCTGGCCCTCGACGTCGCGCTGCACTGGACCGAGGGCTACGCCGAGGAGGTCTGGAGCTTCGTCAACAGCGTCCGCACCGAGCAGGGCGGCGCGCACGTCGACGGCCTGCGCATCGGCCTCGCCGCCGCGATCAACCGCTACGCCTCGGCCAACGGGATGCTCGACTCCTTCGTGGGCGAGCGGATCACCACGGTCGACGTGCTGGAGGGGCTGACCGCCGTGGTGGCCGTGCGGATGGACAACCCGCGGTTCGACGGCCAGACCAAGAAGCGGTTGCAGAGCCCCGAGATCGGCCAGGTCGTCCAGGCCACCGCGGAGCAGGCCCTGTGGAGCGCGCTCGACCGGGACGCCGACCTCGGGCAGCGCGTCGTGGCCCGCGCGCTGGACGCGGCCCGCGCCCGCTTGGCCGCGCGGCTGGCCGGCCGCACCGCCCGCTACCGCCAGCGCGAGCTCCAGCTCGACTACGAGGTCTACCAGCGGCAGTTCGGCATCCGGTCGCGCAACTGGCACGAGTCGTGCTCGTGGCTCGCCGACGACGGCCTGCTGTCCGCGCACGCGGAGCTGTGCGACGTGCCGCCCGACGCGAGGATGCTCGACGTGTGCTGCGGCAGCGGCGTCGTCGGCAACGCCTTCCGGGGCAGGGTCGGCGAGATGGTCGGCCTCGACCTGACCCCGGAGATGGTCCGGCTCGCCTCCGAGCGGCTCGACCGCGTCGACCAGGGCACCGTCTACGACCTGCCCTACCCCGACGCGAGCTTCGACCTGGTGGTCAACCGCGAGGTGCTGCACCTGCTGCCGCAGCCGGAGCGGCCGGTGTCGGAGATCTTCCGGGTGCTGCGGCCCGGCGGGCAGTTCATCGTCGGCCAGATCGTGCCCTACGCCGACGAGGACGCGTTCTGGATGTTCCGGATCTTCAAGAAGAAGCAGCCGCTGCTGTTCCAGATGTTCCGGGAGCCGGAGTTCCGCGCGCTGCTGTTCGACGCCGGGTTCACCGACCTGCGGATGTCGGAGTACTTCCTGTGGGAGTCGATCGACCTGTGGATCGACACGCACGAGACGACCCCCGCGCACCGGCAGGAGATCTACCGGCTCTACTACGAGGCGCCGAAGGAGGTCCGCGCGGTGCACCCGTTCGAGGTCGACGCGGACGGCTCGGTGCGCGACCGGTGGCGCTGGTGCGTCTACTCCGTTCGCAAGCCGCTCGGCTGAGCCGATGGCGGTCGGTGCGGTGGTGCGCCGCGGTTTCGCGGGCGACCTGGCCGGGCGGCTCGCCGAGCTGCGCGCGCTGCGGGGCCCGGCGGTCGACGGCTTCACCGGGCGGGTGCGCGACCTCGTCGTGATCGCGTCCAGCTCGCGCGGCGGGTCGAGCATGGTGACCGAGCTGCTCCGCCACTCGCCGCGGGTGCTGCACCTGCGGGCGGAGATCAACCCGTTCCTGCGGCTGGCCGGGCTCGGCCACCCGGACAGCGCGACCGGGTCGGACCGCCTGGGCGCGGAGCACCTGCACGCCCTGGCGCCGCACGTCCGGCAGGAGCTGGACCGGGAGCTGGCGCTCGACGCGGGCACGCCGTGCGACGCGGTGGACGACGAGCAGTACGCGCTGGACGTGGCGTGGCGGATCACGGTGCAGTGGCCGGACTTCGACCTCGACCCGCGGCTGCTGACCCGCCTGGCCCTGCGCGTGCTGGGCGAGGTGCGCGCGGCGCGCGGCTGGCGCGCGGGCGAGGTGCGCGACGTGGTCGCGTTCCACCTGGCGCTGCTGGAGGCGCTGCGCGCGGGCGGCCTGCCGGTCGACGCACGGTACTACGACCTGCCCGCCGCCCGGCGCGGCTCGGGCGAACCGCTGGGCGCGCCGGGCGACACCCTGGTCGAGGAGCCGCCGTTCGTGCTGACGCAGCCGTGGCGGCGGGCCGACGAGCACGACGTCGCGCACAAGTCGCTGGTGGTCAAGACGCCGAGCAACGCGTACCGGATCGGGTTCCTGCGCGCCCTGTTCCCGCACGCGCGGCTGCGGGTCGTGCACCTGACCCGCAACCCGGCGGCGGCGATCAACGGCCTCTACGACGGCTGGCGGCACGACGGCTTCCACGCGCACCGCGTCGCCGAGCCGCTGCGCATCAGCGGGTACGCCGACCACCGGCCGCAGGACCGCCTGTGGTGGAAGTTCGACCTGCCGCCGGGCTGGCGCGAGTACACCGACGCGCCGCTGACCAGGGTGTGCGGCTTCCAGTGGCACCGCTGCCACCAGGCGGTGCTGGACGAGGTGGCGCCGGTCGCGGCGGACACCGTGCGCATCCGGTTCGAGGACCTGATCCGGTCGCGGCGCAGCCGGGTCGACTGCGCGCGGCACCTCGCGGAGTGGCTGGGCGTGCCGTTCGACGGCGCGCTGCGCCGCGCCGCGCAGGAGGGCATCGGCCCGGTGGTCGCGACCGCCGCGCCCGCGCCCGCCCGCTGGCGCGCCCGCGCCGGACTGATCCTGCGTGCCGTTCGCGGACCGGTGCGCGACCTGGCGGAAAGGCTGGGCTATGACGCGGAGGACGGCTGGATCTGAGCTGCCGGGCGCGCTGCGGCGTGGTGGGCGGGAGGGCGTCGGCCCGGTGCTCGCGCCGCCCGCGCTCGCCCGCCGGCGCGGGCCGGGTGGTCGTGACCGCCGCGCCCGCCCGTGCCGCACCGGTCCGGCGCGCCGTCCGGGACCCGGTGCGCGGCCTGGCGGGAGGGCCGGGCTGTGACGCGGGGGACGACCGGACCCGAGCTGCCGGGCACGCTCGGCGGCGCGGGCTGGGTGCCCCGCGCGGGCACCCACGCCGACGACGTCGAGCGCGGCGAGCTGTGGACGGCCTGCGGCTACCGCCACGAGTGGACGCCGCTGCGCGCGGTGCAGCTCGCCCGCCCGCCCGCCTCCTTCGCCGCCGTGACCGACGTGCGGGACCACCTGATGGAGGCGCCGGTGGACCTCGGCGCGCTGCGCGCCGAGACCGAGGGCATCGCCGAGGCGTTCCGGGACGAGGGCGTGCGGGTGCGCTTCGTCCACCCGCCCGCGACGTGCCCGCCGAACGTCGTGTTCCAGCGCGACCTGTTCTTCATGACGCCGGAGGGCGCGGTGCTGGCCCGCGCGGCGTCGGCGCAGCGCGCGGGGGAGGAGCGGCACACCGCGCACGCCCTGAGCGCCGCCGGGTACCCGATCCTGCGCACGGTCGGCGGCGCGGCCACGTTCGAGGGCGCGGACGCGCTGTGGCTGGACGAGCGGACCGTCGCGGTCGGCGTCGGGTTCCGCACGAACGCCGCCGGCGCGCGCGCGGTGCGGGAAGCCCTGCGCGACCAGGGCGCGGAGGTCGTCGAGGTGCCGTTGGCGCGCGGGGTGCAGCACCTGCTGGGCACCGTCGTCCCGCTCGCCGAGCGCTTCGCGGCGGTCCGCCGGGACACCGTCACCCCGCCCCTGCGGCGGCTGCTCGCGGAACGCGACTACGACCTGGTCGAGTTCCCCGACGACGAGGACGTGGTGCGCCGCCGCGGCATGAACCTGGTGGCGCTCGGGCCGAGGAGGGTGCTCGTGCCCGCGGGCGCGCCGTCCGTCCGCCGCGCCCTGGAGCGGTCCGGTGTGGACGTCCGGGAGGTGCCCACCACGCAGCACGTGCGCGCCGCCGGCGGTCTCGGCTGCGTCACCGGCGTGCTGCACCGCGCGGCGCCGGGCGGCTGACCGCGCGGCCCTCCGCGTTCCAGCGGTCCACCAGCGGCAGCAGCTCGGCGAGCGAGCGCACCGTCGCGTCGGGCCTGCCCTCCGCCGAGCCCAGCTCGTGCTCCGGGATGTTGCTGTGCGGCACGTGCACCGCGCGCATCCCGGCCGCGTGCGCGCCGTGGATGTCCTCGAACAGCCGGTCGCCGACGTAGACCGCGCGTGCCGCGGGCACGTCGCCCAGCGCGCGCAGCGCCGCCCGGAACGCCTCGGGGTGCGGCTTGCTCCACGGGATCTCGCTGCTGTAGACGGCCGCGTCGAGCAGCGGCAGCACGCCGTCCCGACGGAAGATCTCCTCGTGCCGCTCGCGCGGCCACATGGTGTTGGACAGCACGCCGACCCGGATGCCGCGCTCGCGCAGGCCGCGCAGCACGCCCGGACCGGCCGGGTCGAGCAGGGTGTGCCGCTCCCACGCCCGGAAGTACGCCGCCTTGGCCGCCGCCGTGCACGCCACCCCGGCCAGCTCGAACACCTGCTCCAGGGTCGCCGAGCACAGCTCGGTGCGGCACCGCCCGGCCAGTTCGCGCTCGGCCGCGAGCAGCGCCGCGCCGTGCCGCTCGGCCAGCCCGGCGTCGACCGCCCTGGCGGCGGCGTCCCAGTACCCGGCCACGTCGGCGTCCGCCCACGGCGTCAACGTGCCCGCCCAGTCGAACACCACCGCTTCGACCGCAGCCACCCGCGCTCCCCTCAGCTCAGCCGGGCCCGCATCTGCGGGTCGCTCTGGAACACGCCGCGCAGCACCGAGGTGTTCATCCGCGCGCCGGTGCGGATGCCGCGCATGGTCATGCACAGGTGCTCGCCGGTCGCCCGGACGGCGACGTCCGGCGAGCCCGACGCCTCCACGACCGCGTCGGCGATGCCCTGCGTCAGGCGCTCCTGGATCTGGAGGCGGTGCGCGTGGTCGTGGGCGATCCGGGCGAACTTCGACAGGCCCAGCAACCGGCCGCGCGCCACGTACGCGATCGACACCTCGCACCAGAACGGCAGCAGGTGGTGCTCGCACAGCGACCACACCTTGATGTCGTTGACCTCCACGAGCTGGTCGGAGCCGACCGACTGGAACACCGTCTCGATGCGGCCGGGGTCGTAGTCGGTGAACTCCCGCCACCACCGGGCGTAGCGGGCGGGCGTGCCGCGCAACCCGTCCCGGTCGGGGTCCTCGCCGATCTCGACCAGCAGTTGCCTCGCCAGCCCCTCCAGCGGGTCCGGGGTGCGCGCGGGCGCGGCGCCCCCGACGAGTTCGACGCCGTCGACTACCTCAGGAATCGTGAAGGACATGGCTGGTCGGCTCCTCTCCGTTCGCGGCGGTGCTGCGCACGGCGAGCGATCCGACGACGGTGTGCGCCGCCATCGTGATCCCGTCGGCCCGCAGCGCTCCCTGGACGCGGTCGTGG
Coding sequences:
- a CDS encoding methyltransferase domain-containing protein, translated to MTADRGSAVAVSAPRADEYDARSIVVFSGLQAVRRNPSMYVGSTGAEGLHHLVFELVDNAVDESEAGHCRAISVVLHEDGSCTVRDDGRGIPVDPHPDLGRPACEVVLTTLHSGGKFQGGSYGTSAGLHGVGLSCVNALSRRLRLEVWRDGGHFTQRYTRGEPDGPLERVGATTERGTGIRFLPDDEVFEGCRFSARAITDRLEEVAFLHPRLRVELTDERTGERRTFHHTSGVEGFLAHRNRDAVTAHPRPIVFGERRDALALDVALHWTEGYAEEVWSFVNSVRTEQGGAHVDGLRIGLAAAINRYASANGMLDSFVGERITTVDVLEGLTAVVAVRMDNPRFDGQTKKRLQSPEIGQVVQATAEQALWSALDRDADLGQRVVARALDAARARLAARLAGRTARYRQRELQLDYEVYQRQFGIRSRNWHESCSWLADDGLLSAHAELCDVPPDARMLDVCCGSGVVGNAFRGRVGEMVGLDLTPEMVRLASERLDRVDQGTVYDLPYPDASFDLVVNREVLHLLPQPERPVSEIFRVLRPGGQFIVGQIVPYADEDAFWMFRIFKKKQPLLFQMFREPEFRALLFDAGFTDLRMSEYFLWESIDLWIDTHETTPAHRQEIYRLYYEAPKEVRAVHPFEVDADGSVRDRWRWCVYSVRKPLG
- a CDS encoding sulfotransferase codes for the protein MAVGAVVRRGFAGDLAGRLAELRALRGPAVDGFTGRVRDLVVIASSSRGGSSMVTELLRHSPRVLHLRAEINPFLRLAGLGHPDSATGSDRLGAEHLHALAPHVRQELDRELALDAGTPCDAVDDEQYALDVAWRITVQWPDFDLDPRLLTRLALRVLGEVRAARGWRAGEVRDVVAFHLALLEALRAGGLPVDARYYDLPAARRGSGEPLGAPGDTLVEEPPFVLTQPWRRADEHDVAHKSLVVKTPSNAYRIGFLRALFPHARLRVVHLTRNPAAAINGLYDGWRHDGFHAHRVAEPLRISGYADHRPQDRLWWKFDLPPGWREYTDAPLTRVCGFQWHRCHQAVLDEVAPVAADTVRIRFEDLIRSRRSRVDCARHLAEWLGVPFDGALRRAAQEGIGPVVATAAPAPARWRARAGLILRAVRGPVRDLAERLGYDAEDGWI
- a CDS encoding dimethylarginine dimethylaminohydrolase family protein — encoded protein: MTRGTTGPELPGTLGGAGWVPRAGTHADDVERGELWTACGYRHEWTPLRAVQLARPPASFAAVTDVRDHLMEAPVDLGALRAETEGIAEAFRDEGVRVRFVHPPATCPPNVVFQRDLFFMTPEGAVLARAASAQRAGEERHTAHALSAAGYPILRTVGGAATFEGADALWLDERTVAVGVGFRTNAAGARAVREALRDQGAEVVEVPLARGVQHLLGTVVPLAERFAAVRRDTVTPPLRRLLAERDYDLVEFPDDEDVVRRRGMNLVALGPRRVLVPAGAPSVRRALERSGVDVREVPTTQHVRAAGGLGCVTGVLHRAAPGG
- a CDS encoding HAD family hydrolase is translated as MAAVEAVVFDWAGTLTPWADADVAGYWDAAARAVDAGLAERHGAALLAAERELAGRCRTELCSATLEQVFELAGVACTAAAKAAYFRAWERHTLLDPAGPGVLRGLRERGIRVGVLSNTMWPRERHEEIFRRDGVLPLLDAAVYSSEIPWSKPHPEAFRAALRALGDVPAARAVYVGDRLFEDIHGAHAAGMRAVHVPHSNIPEHELGSAEGRPDATVRSLAELLPLVDRWNAEGRAVSRPAPRGAARR
- the folE gene encoding GTP cyclohydrolase I, coding for MSFTIPEVVDGVELVGGAAPARTPDPLEGLARQLLVEIGEDPDRDGLRGTPARYARWWREFTDYDPGRIETVFQSVGSDQLVEVNDIKVWSLCEHHLLPFWCEVSIAYVARGRLLGLSKFARIAHDHAHRLQIQERLTQGIADAVVEASGSPDVAVRATGEHLCMTMRGIRTGARMNTSVLRGVFQSDPQMRARLS